ataacaataataatttacaagtaGCATTTTGCAATGCCGAATGTAGAGTCATCACCCATTTTAAGTCAAATGCCAAAAAGGGGTAAATTTATTTGGGATATAAAATTTTTGCGTATTATTTTCAAccccttaaaatatataatgatttaatcattgtaatattttacttttcttaacatgttaaattgttaattatttcacTTATGATATTATAGAAGAGATATTTCAATTAGGTAttaggtaaatattattatgtttatttattattatcaaatcgcTGTATGGGTAAATTTATTCGAGCAAATGCAATCTATTTCTTCAAACACTAAACCAAAAGACTAGAGACAGACCAGATAGGAGTTCTCGAAAAAGCATttctaaatcaaataaaataaaaaccatcaAACTTGAAAATCCACAAACAcccttttattgtttttacaatCGATGCAAACCGTTTTCTTCAAAACGACTAGATACGCTACATCACAACAATTTACACAATTACATCAAACGAGCTCTTCATCTGCGTTGGGTCGGTGAGTGCTAAAAACAACTGTTAACTACAAACATGCACTACGGTAAGACATGCGCTCATCAGTTATGTAACGACCACTACATAATTcacattataaatacttatccGATGCCCAGTAGTGATTACTGGGCATCGGATATGGGCATTGTATCTACATTCTTAGGCTGTTCGTTCGTTGTAACTATTTACGTATACATCTATGACAGAAGCGGTGCGTGCAAACGAAGGGTTCGGTGCAGAGAAACAAACgagtattaaaaaacatatattatattattatttaataaatcaccaTAACTCACCTAAttctatttacatataaatacagtGCGCCGAGAGCGCGGGTTCAGAAGCGCGTGCGCAACTGGGACTGTACACTGCGGGTTGCGACCCGGCTCCGGCGTTTGCGGCGCGCCTGGCAAGTACCCAGCAGGGCTACGACTATTACATAACACGCCACAACAACAAATACGAGGCGGTTGCACAAAACGATACATGCGAGGCATCGGCAAGAATGATGGATTTACGCGGCACGCAACGACGGAGCAGAGTCACAGAGGAACAGGAGAGCGATCAAGAGTCGTCCTCCTCAGAAGAGTCAATGGTCTCGACGGTGCCACCCACTGCGGCACCACCGGAGGAGGATCCCGACAAGGAGGTGACCAGCGAAATGATGGAGCCCAGGCCCGAGCCCCCACCTGAGCCGCCGCCGCCCGACGCGCCTCCCAGTAGTCCGGTCACAGCTTGTATCTTGGGTCCCAAAAATTGCAGCTTGGGTCCAATAACTTGTCCCACGATTCCACTCAGCGAGCTCAGCCCACCGCCCTTAGGAGCTTCGATTCCATACTGCTTGTTTATTTCGATGTTCTGCCGGTCGAGTGACTCAACCAATCGCGTTTTCGAGTCAATCAAAGAGTTGATTTTCTACAACAGACGATTCAACCATTACTAGCCGACCtactagtttaatttaaattgctagTCGCGAAACCGATATACTCACTCCAAAAACGAAGCCGAGGACGGCGTTCTTGATGCCGAACTTGGCTTCAGTGACACCCTCTAGTTTTCGTTTCTCACGTGCCTGGTCGTCGCTCGCCGCGTCCTGCACAACATACACACACACCCATCACTCCCACTGCACTACATTGCATTTCGCACACTACCAAACACCATACACCAGATTATCATGAAAGAGCACCATCACCAATgtgcttaaaaaaaactaattgctAATTTTTCCTTGCATGTTATTCCTTCCTTGTGGTTATTTTCGGTAAAACCtacgttccgaaccggtggtagattgatatttaattaaatactcgaCGATAACGTGACGATAGATCTTCGGCGAAAAAAAACCACCTTCAGAACTTCAGCCAATTTTGGTGAAAGCTTTTTAGTAAGCGCCGAAATTGAATTAACTGTTATGCGTGTCTCGTCAGGAATAgacaaatattgattattaatgacagtatttttatatgccGACCCTAATTCAATAACTTGCACGAGTACGTACTTCGGGCGCGAACAGTCCGGACACGGTATTTGGCATGCAAACCGCATACGTTACTTTGAAGGTCGCTGGACCGAGTAATCGGCCAGTGTGTAACTTGAACATGTATAAATATGATCGGCACTTGCAACGATATTTGGGCTTTAATGTGAGGTCGGTACGGAGTTACGCAAGTTCTACGTGTGTGTTGTGTCAATGTCGAACACTAGCGCACCaccgccgcgccgccgcgcgtTGTATGGCACGCCAGCTCACGGACATCACTTTTAGTTCTACCGCAATAATGTTTCGCAGCTACTCATATCTCATATTTTGCAACCTTTGAATGCTTTATCGTGCCTGCACAATAATCTATATGACTACAAAGGCAAAAAAACTATTCGTGCAAGAGCCACGGGGTAGGTTAAAATTCAAAACTACTAATCAATCTCTTGAAACTATAATGttctgaataattatatatcgaaAAAGTGTAAGCGCAGTTAATGCAAGTATGCAGTGTGTGCGCGGCAGATGGCAGCCAACAGCACTCGGCTCGGAGCCCACCGTGCGCCGAGCAGTCGTCGCGGGTCGAGGACGTCCGCCTCTCGCGCTCGCGTCGCCCTCGACAATCAGTAACTCGTTGGGGTTTGACAAGTAATTACTATCTATTTTACAAAatcaagatttttaaaatactttttcatgGTTAGTTCCTttgatataatatctaaaaggtcataatataataatagatacgtataataaattaatgataataattgtattttaaccgGGTACGCGTGAATAATTTAATCGGTGACCACTCGCATCGATCATCTTTAGCGAAAACgctttctattataattaattataaactagcGACGCTCGTCGACCTCGCGCGTGCAGGTAGGGAGAATATAGTATAGAAGTTGGAGTAGCGGAAACAATGGCCATGTAGGTTTTACGAGATTAGAATTAGACTAGAAAActatatatgtgtttatataaagTACAGCGTATTTCACCGCAATGTGTACCGAGTGGTTCAGTAGTTAAGAGTTCAATATGATATTGCGCCGAAATGTTTCCGATATAAtcgttttaatatagaaaaaaattcacAACGCGATGAACTTTATAcaaagtgaatatttttttaagtagttaATTTCCTAATAATTCGTACCTTGACACATAAACGACTCAACATAAAGATTTGCGtgtattttcaatgtttttttttagttagtagGCATTCCCACTTGATTgactaatgaaatattttgcgGCTTGTTTCCAGAgtctattcaaattatattcataagagAATATAAGTGGCACAGTAATTTCACCGTTCattgttttcatataatttttatagttttctgCGTGACGTGCGATTAAACCGCTGGAAGCAACatgattttcaaatttaatcgtTAATTACCACTATAACAATACCTAATTTGCTCAAATAAGCTCAACTGATTTATCACTAAATGAGatcatttgacattaaattatataagttattacaataaatcaatataaattatcgatataatacaaatccttataaaataacttattatgaATCGGTACCTCATATGATTCCCATCGCGCGTAACTAATACTTACGACGCTCGCCGTATCGAGTATCGGCAGTATGATACACACATATATCGATTCGCAGTAATTACACAAGTGCGCGGGAATTCGTGCAAAAACCTTTCAATGCACTTTCATAAGCACTTTATCAGCGCCGCCGGCACCCTGGGAGCCGAGCGTGGGCACAGGCGGGTGGAGGGGAGGCGGGGTGGCGCCCCACCGTCACTTTCGATTGTTTCCGCATCGAGCCGGCCAGATATTCTCTTATTTACCCAACACGACACAATGCAGGCTATTGTTCATCTTCCATGCGATTTGCGGAATAATCTTGTGAACGACTGTTGCACGGGTATATCTCTCTAACCGATTGAAGCTTTGTTCTCAGCGCGAGCGACCATCTGATTATAATTTGTTCTCAATCAGGGAGTACGCGACACGCGATGTCGGAAGTGCTGGTCTATTTTCAGGTTTACCTTGGTTTTTTGTACACAAAGTTGCAAGTTGAACATTTGACAAAAGCATAAGTTTATGATTTCAAATATCCGTCTAGTACGGTCCCTAAGTACACAATactataattttagaaaaagtatatatattttttttttaagacaatatTGGTCGTGATAACTTTAACAGACAAAACTTTTAACTTTAGTCTTTTTTTATGGATTTCAATTCATTAATGTTTAGAAATACGCGGCATTCATtataactgttattttattaattacaactagagccttatatttataaagtaaatatatgtattgtgtgttccggttagaagggtgagtgagccagtgtaatcacaagcacaagggacataatatcttagttcccaaggttggtggcgcgtaggtgatgtaaggaatggttaatatttcttacatcgcctttgtctatgggcggtggtgaccacttaccatcaggtggcccatatgctcgtccgccaaacaatgccataaaaaaaaatgtaagtatataataatatgtaagtttCTAAACTATTTGTCCGCAACATCACGGCAGTACTTGTCGAGATTTAATGAACTAACTATTTTACAACACATTTAGTCATTTCGAATATCAACTGCTTTAGAATTTTCAGAaggaatataaagaaaaatataaaaatattgtgaatgAATTAACCTTCGattaatatgcaaatataattatacgtgCAAAAAGACTCCCGATCACTTTATGAAATGAATGTAAACGTCCAATTTCCAGACAAAGCATTCTCATAGTAAGCTAcgaaacgaatatttttattattttcagtttgtAAATGAAAGTGGTTTCAAATAATTAGTCGTTAAAttctatatatactttaaataaatgtaaaatccgCTAACCAACGTTAtaaatttttgacaaaatatttttaaattggtcaAGTCCGAGTGCCTCTGAGTTTTCATGAGCATAactaacaaatacaaaaaatcgCGTAACCATTGATAGCAAcgtacctattttattgttgttgttttttattttcgtaggcaaaaaatcttataagcatttttcaaatgaatcgtatgtagaaataaaatacgACATGACAACGTAACCCGAAGGACCTCTCAGGTATTCGGTACTCAAACACGAAACAAGTCTGTAAAACTCAATACAAACGCAATGTTAAAGGCTCGTTTTAATTATGCAATACCCACTAGTTTTGACCTGGATTATGCGTCAACTGGACCGGTTTAATGTATATCAATGTGAACGTAAAGTCcgaatattaatgttattattatttaaaaaaaaagccccatttataaaaaaatactgcaataattacaaatttgcGTTGACAAGATTATTACTCATTGTGTGTCTGTGTGAGTATGTGTGAGCGTAAGAGTGAGTGTGTTCTTAAAAAAAGGACCTTGAGAtgacaagttaaataaaaattgtggaACGCGACTTGACTGCGAAATTAACTCAGTGGGCAGAGTTTGGCGCCCGGCGTTCGAATATACCTATGTACATACAGAGATCCAGACGAAGCCAAGCGCGGTCTGCGCCTCTCTTGCGTCACTCAtcgtgttttaatataatacaattagcaTTTCCTGATACGTTATGTACAATATTAGCAAGGGAAAATGATTGGAATTAGTGGCGAGACGGGAGGCTGCGGTGCCTTGCGGGATGAATGAGATGACTGGACCGATCGACTTCGACAACAGTACCCTCCGAGAGATGAGAGTAAGAATGACATAACGActtgtaaaaaaagttttagagAGACAATTATTCGATAttgttatagtattattttgaaaaagccATCAATAATCGATCGGTCGAATGCTAGTTGCGTCACGCGAGCTCCCCCCGAGCCGCGGACACTGAGCGTGCGCCGAGCGAAGCACGAGTACGTGCGGCGCGACGCATGATTCGCGCGCGCTGCGAGTACTGCGCTAGACACATCGTATCACATGCTCTATGATTGTTTCTCATATGAAATTTAATCTAATTCCACGCAGTTACATTGACTCGGTTATGACATCGCTAATGAGGCGTTTTTATATTCAGATGAGTAACACAAACTTACGTAGCGTGTAACTGCGTGTAATCAGTATTATATAATGACCATTATCTTCCGATACACAATGGAGAGAACCTTATTATGTAAAaagctaattaaaaatttaggaaatattaatatttatttaaattttacatcacTTGCGAAACGAGGCAGCGAACGACACAATAAGCAGCCCTCAACTCATTTGAAAATAGATCggagtttaattaataaaaatattaatttccgtTGGAAATTCTATTCTTATTGATTCAATTATGTACAGAAAAGGAACcaggaatttaaattaaactaaatttattgaatCGTTCGCTCTGAATTATCAGCATTTAGAGAAAATGCTTTTAGGTGACTTAGATTACTTATACCAGAAGACGCTTGTCTGTTCGTGCAATACTCACATCGAGGGGCTGCAACGTATTGTCGTCGGCGAGTTGCCGGCGCGTGCGTGCGAGCGCGTTGGGCGCGGCGTGCGCGACTTGCGCGACGAGCAGCGCGGCGAGCAGCGCGGCGAGCGAGAGAACGAGCGGGCGTGCGACGGACATGGCGAAGAGACGAGCACTGCGGCCGCAGCGCCACCCGCCAGCGGCAGCGCCGCCGTGGAGGGGACGTGCCGGTGCTTGCGTGTGTGCTGCACCGATGTTTCTGATGTAACCCGCGACCTAGCTACTGAATCTCCGGCGCAAACAAACATAGAACACGGGATGTACATACGTCCCAAGGTGGCGACGGTAATTTTAATGTCAACCAAtctttataacaatttcaaattattcaacTTATACTAATGACGTGAATGAACTCAAGTGTaactaattatgtttataagagCTCTTTACTTCTATATTTTTGTAGACCTCGTGATGATAGCAGATCATCTTCCGACAGACAATGCGATAATAAAGGTTAACTTAGTCGTCAACTATCGCAACTCCGATTTTATGACCCCTGTGAGTATAAGGAACGCAGTAtaactgtttggtggtagaattacTGCTGGGGGTCTACAATTTACTCATCCGAGTGTAAAAGCAAGCCTTATCATTTGAATCTGCctgaatttgtatttaactgtataatatataacatatacatacatatttaagaagGACAATGAATTCGCAGACCTATTTATTACctgttataaatcaaaaatattgtagattattttgttctattcaCATCACCGTCATGGCACGACACATATTTGTTGTATGATTAATAGCCAaagtaaatactaattataagaAAAGTAAACTCtcagaattaaaataaagatggcACTGTCTTTGGGACAACCACAAACTGAATCGGAAACAATAGTAGCACAAAAAGTCGAAATGAGAAGTTACAGATAACGAAGAATgcgaatgtattttatttaaagttttaagccAAATAATCTATTGATCTCCAAAGGGTCTGCTCATATAACGATGACGCCGTGAGTGCATATCTGATATGAAGCGAGGTGATGGGCAGAAGAGTTAAATCGGACTCATAAGGTCACGAGCTGTTGCAAAACACTAATGAGCATCCACTGTGACGCTTCCTttacagtattatatttaaataaaaatgattgataatattaaatattttttctaacttTGTTAACGTTTTGTTGGCGCAATTGACAACCGATTggcttgaattaaaatataatcgacaacttttgaattaatttgaaagtcttgttcagataaaaaaaacttgttaataAACAGGAGCTGCTCGTTCTTTCGACCTTCTGTTACATGAACGTAATACGTTTAACTCTTATTTCTCGCCTCTAACGCGCACCCATCTCACAGCGTtctgtaattatattcatagtaGTACCTCGGTTGCTATATTTACGACAAATTTTAGCGATAACTCATGAAACAAATGTCTGATAAGTACATAATAGTGGGCAACCGGTTTCGAGCATCAATACTGAAACTTTTTCTGACAatagaaatatttcaaactacTAAAAATTCCCTGTAAAACatgatcttaataatataagcaCACAGTTCCTGGGCATTAAACGAGCAATAAAGCGCGCCGAGCTTATTGTTTAAATCACAACGTATTTAAAGAAACtaactaatattgtattaaatgcgATTTCATGCGGCTGCTTATGAAATATGAATTGAATAAACGTTGATGCTTTAATTAGATAAGCGACGTCAGCAgactttatattaagtttaattattttaaaaatgctcAGAATGAATGTCGAGGATAACTAagaaactaatattatgaacaAGAAACAACTTCACGAGTTCAAACATTGTTAGCATTTGCTGTTGTAACTTCTCGTAAcataacttgtttttattttgatgtcaaGTATTAATCGCTGCATTATTTATTCTTCATTCTATTTCGCACATTAAATTGACAGAttcgttacaaaatattttaagctgagCTAGGTAAATTAGTAACGTACaaagtgtgtgtatatatttttataaacgcatGTGTTGACCTTTGCCTCGGAGGCGCTTGTATCCCGACTCTAACAGCGTGAGGCAACCGGTCTCTTGATCGTCGCAACCGTCTGCCCCACTGAACCACTTCCGAACAAGTCCATCTCACCTTAAACGTATCGctttattttgaattcataaattaatactattatttgacATTCAAATGTACAGCTAAGATCTTATCTAGCATTCATAGTATATCAGTTAGGTCATCGCTACGCCGCGATACACACCGCGACTAtaattttaccgccaaacttattaaaattaatattaataaaattaaacaacgctaatttttatacaaatataaacgcAGCTTTATGACTTTCAGTTCCTGTCAAACcacacttttattatttaacacagtTTTTATGATAACACATCTTCAGGTATATTTACCAGCGTAGGAAGtagttattatattacactTCATTCATTTCAACTGAACAGTAGAAAACATTGAGtctaatcttaaaaaataatatccccGACCTCACTGATACTGATGTATGTTAAACTGAAGTCTTATCTTCGTAAAAAGTTACGTTAAAGTCAACCGTTGCAATAAAATGGTATAGACATTCACAGATATAGAATTTTAAGCAGACTTTACTAAAAATCCTATGGCGGCTGTTATGTTGATGATTATTTCTGTCCAAACGTATTAAACTAACAACTCCACGTCGGCGGCACCCAAGGTTGCGGGTTCATCGTGTCTATTCATCGCGAAGGCCGGAGGAAAAGGAAACATTCGTGAAGCACTAAGAACCGTAGCGTGAAATTAACGTCAAAATAcacattaattaatacttaatttttcatatacttATCATATTCATATATGATACATTCATGATACATGCTGATTAAGTGATATAAGAACAAATTCCAACAATAACAAGTGGTATTCATACAAACAACAAGATTATTGCAGATcacaaaatagtttaataagcTGTGCGATATTAacgataaagttttaaaaagtgTTGAACTTAAAGCGTCCATATTTTATAGGTTGACGATTAAAGCAGTTCATGCATTAGATAGCGAGCCACAGCAAGGTGGATTAATCTCCAATGCTTCTGAGCAGGA
Above is a window of Vanessa atalanta chromosome 19, ilVanAtal1.2, whole genome shotgun sequence DNA encoding:
- the LOC125071611 gene encoding uncharacterized protein LOC125071611 gives rise to the protein MSVARPLVLSLAALLAALLVAQVAHAAPNALARTRRQLADDNTLQPLDDAASDDQAREKRKLEGVTEAKFGIKNAVLGFVFGKINSLIDSKTRLVESLDRQNIEINKQYGIEAPKGGGLSSLSGIVGQVIGPKLQFLGPKIQAVTGLLGGASGGGGSGHKDLIEYTVQPSVAGYTEQPEFFGYTQQQEGGSTHFAYGERAERARAAPSHSEADRRHPGVRSQQGQPGLPGQPVWTIRVAPHPYH